From the genome of Alkalimarinus coralli:
TGCAAATGGGGATATGGTTGGGCATACTGGCAAGTATGACGCTGCAGTCAAAGCGGCGGAGTGTCTGGACGATTGCCTTCGCAAAGTTAATGAGGCATTGCACGAGGTCGGAGGCCAGTGTCTGGTCACTGCAGACCATGGTAACGCAGAACAGATGGTAGACCCTGTTACAGGCCAACCTCATACTGCACACACCACACTCCCCGTGCCACTGGTTTATATGGGTAACAAGGCGATCTCATTAAGAGAGGGAGGGAAACTAAGTGACGTCGCCCCTTCCCTGCTCTCACTGATGAGCCTGGCTCAGCCGGAAGAGATGACAGGCGAATCTCTTATTGTTAGCCAGTAATCGGACGTTACCTAGTTTGATGGTGTGGGCTTCACGGCTCACACTGAAAAACCAACACACTGATAAACCGAATAGACGAACTATACAGCCAGCAATAATGAGAAGAAGGGTCGGCACTCTGAGTTCAAAACCTAACAACCTAAACAGAACCGTTGGGAAGTGCATAATTTCTTCCGCTCTCTCACTATTACTGCTGATACTGCTATCCCCTGCCCAACTTATGGCGGCTCCAGACGAGCCTGACGTATCCCCTAAACAGCTGAAAGAACTTAAGAAAAATATTAACAGTCTCAATGCCTGGTTGAATAAGGCGCAAGGGAAAAAAAGTGAGCTGCAAAAAGCACTGCAGAAAAGCGAGCAAGAAATCAGCCGTATCGGCAAAGACATTCATAAAATTCAGCAACAACTTAATCAGGCACAGGCAAGCCTGAAAAAGCTTCAGAAGAAAAAGAAAAAGCTCGAACTTCAACTAAAAAACCAACAATCTTACCTAAAGAAGCAAATCGTTACCGCATACTCTCTAGGAAGGCAGCCGGCCGTTAAGGTACTACTAAACCTGGAAGACCCTCAAAAAATTGACCGCACACTTGCCTATTACGACTATTTCAATAAAGCCCGTGCGAAAGAGATAGAATCTTATCGCACGACTATTGATGAGCTTAGTGCAACCCGACTAGCAATAGATCACCAGAATGAAACATTAATTAATGCCCGTAGTAAACTGGTTACCAGCAAAGCAGAACTTAATGAGAGTCAACGCTCCAGAAAAAGGACACTAGCAAAGCTGAACAGCTCAATTAAAGGAAAAAGCCTTGAGCTTGAAAAACTGACAAATGATCAAAAGCGCCTGGAAGAGTTACTCAAGAAGGTTGAGAAAGCAATCGCTAACCTGAAGTTGCCCGAAGACTCTAGACCATTTTCACAACTGAGGTCTAAACTTCCCTGGCCAACTCGTGGTAAAGTGACTAAATATTACAGGTCTCGTCTGGCAGGTGGAAAGTTACGCCAAAATGGCGTCATAATAGAGACCAATCCAGCAGAACAAGTCAGCGCCGTTCATTATGGGAGAGTTGTCTTTTCCGACTGGATACGAGGCTTTGGCCTAATGACGATTATCGATCATGGCGGTGGCTATATGAGCCTGTATGGCCACAACAAAAGCCTGTTAAAAGACATTGGCGACTGGGTTCATACCGGAGAGGCGATAGCTTACGCTGGCAATAGCGGAGGCCAGCAAGAAACAGGGCTGTACTTTGAAATCAGGAAAAATGGCAGGCCGCAAAACCCTTTGAAATGGTTAAAACGCAAATAAGAACACCTGAACTAACGGGAATTTATTAATGACAGATATTCAGAAACACCTACGTCAGTTGAAGTCAACCAGCGCCGCTCTAATCAGTCTACCGCTATTATGTTTACTGGCACTCCAACCGAGCTTGGCTCTGTCAGAAGAAGCAACCAGCAACACCTTGTCGAGCGAACAACATTCAGCGAATGATGTTCCTTTGCAGACAGACAAGGCGGAGGAAAATCCGCAGCGCACCGTCATAACACTGCCGGACCCGGCTAAACAATTACCCCTTGATGACCTAAGGAAGTTTACCGAAGTTTTTGATCGCATAAAGAAAACCTATGTCGAAGAAGTAGACGACACCACCCTGCTAAACAATGCGATTAAAGGAATGCTATCTGGCCTGGATCCCCATTCAGCCTATCTTGAACCCTCTGCATTTGAAGACCTCCAAGAAAGCACTTCCGGGCAATTTGGAGGGCTCGGGATTGAAGTGGGGCAAGAGAACGGTTTTGTTAAGGTGATCGCGCCTATAGATGATACTCCGGCACAAAAAGCAGGTGTTGAAGCAGGTGATTTGATCATCAAGCTGGACGACACGCCTGTAAAGGGCATGTCTCTGGATGAGGCCGTAAAGCTTATGCGTGGCGAACCGGGCTCCCCCATTGTTCTAACAATTGCCAGGGAAAGCGAAAGTGGCCCTATTGAAATAACCATTATCCGAGACGTTATCAAAGTCACCAGTGTAAAAACACGTTTGCTTGAACCAGGGTATGGCTACCTGAGAATCACACAGTTTCAGGCACAAACGGGTGAGGATTTCAGCAAAGGTTTAGAAAAGTTAAAAGCCGAAAATAAAGGCGAACTTAACGGGCTAATACTCGACCTGAGAAACAACCCTGGTGGTGTTTTACAGGCGGCCGTTGCCGTATCAGACAGCCTTCTTGAAGAAGGGTTAATTGTATATACCGAAGGACGCATCAAAAGTTCTCAATTACGGTTTAGTGCAACACCGGGTGACGAGCTTAACGGAAAGCCTGTAATCGTGCTCATTAATGGCGGTTCAGCGTCAGCTTCAGAGATTGTTTCCGGCGCTCTTCAAGATCAGGGCCGTGCAATCATAATGGGGACAGAGAGTTTTGGTAAAGGCTCTGTTCAAACCGTTATGCAGCTTAATGAAGAAAATGGCTTGAAGCTCACTACCGCTCGTTACTACACGCCTAACGGCCGCTCAATTCAAGCATTAGGTATTGTGCCAGATATCGAAGTTAAACGAGCCAAACTCACTGAACTTCAATCGCAAGAGTTCTTTAAAGAAGCTGATTTGGCAGGCCACTTAAGCAATGGCAAGACAGAAAAAAGTGATAGCGACAAAGCCGTTGAAGGCGGCGAAAGCAGTGACGGAGATGATTCCTCTTCAAACGACCCTTCAACGATTCTTGAACGAGACTTCCAGCTTCGAGAGGCCATCAATTTACTTAAAGGTCTTACCATCCTGAGTAAGCGTGCTGACGAGAACTAAAGCCGGGATGACCTGCTTGTCTGATAAAACAATCAGCACACAAAAGGCTTTCAACAACCTGAAAGCCTTGTTGCTCTCATTATTATTTGTAACGGCAAGCGCATCAGCTGAGTCAGTCAATCAGCCCACAATTGCCATTATTATTGATGACATGGGTAACCACCTCAAAACGGGCCGGCAACTGATCAACCTTCCCTACCCGCTTACACTGGCATTTCTGCCACACAGAAAGCACACATCGGACTTAGCCCAAAGCGCGCATAGCCATAACAAAGAGATTATGCTGCACATGCCCATGGCAAACACCTCCGGCCTGGAGTTGGGGGCGGGAGGCCTGACGGTTGATATGACAAAGCCGAACCTAACCAAAACCCTGCGACAAGCTATTCGATCGATACCTTACATTCAGGGTATAAATAACCATATGGGAAGTGCACTCACGCAACGAAGAGAAGAGATGCGGTGGGTTATGGAAGAACTCTACAACTACCCTCTTTACTTTGTAGATAGCAGGACCATTGCGGCATCAGTTGCTGCCAATACCGCTCAACAGTACCAAATTCCGAGCTTAAGCAGAGATGTTTTTTTGGATCATTGGCAAACTCGCAAGTCTGTCCACATGCAGTTTAGCAAACTGATCAAAGTAGCCAAAGAAAAGGGAACCGCTATCGCAATCGGCCACCCTCACCAAGTCACGGCTGACTACCTCACCTGGGCTCTTCCCAGGCTCGATCAACAAGGAATAAGAATCGCAACCGTTAGTGGCCTCTGGACAATCAGAAATAACGGAAACCAAATGTTCAGCCAGCGAAAACAGGCCTTACCGAATACCGTGGCTGCAACGAATAAAACAACCAATAAAAAACTAAAAACAGCTCATAAGTTATAGCAACATAAATGAAAAAAATCGCACCAACTCATTGGTTAGATTAAGATTTCACTCCTATACTTTTTTAGTATTCTACGCCTCGAAATATTTATTCAGCATGACTTCAACAAGAGATGACTATGAGCGGACAGAACATCGACTCACTATTCAAAGATGACCAAATTTCCGTTATCACTTTCTCTACACGAGAGGCTACCTTTGCTATCCCCCTCGAGCAGGTAAAGTACATAGAAAAAGACGTTAAGCGTAATATAAAGGTTGGCAAACTCGACCGCTTCAATCATGAAGTAATCACTTATCAAAACAATGCAGTGCCATTGTTTGATTTCAGCATACTAACTGGAAGCCGCTCTCAGTTTGAAGAAAATCAAGAACTAATCGCCATGCTTAACGAACGAGAGAAAGAGCATAAAGACTGGATGGATGCTTTGGAAAACGCCATCAAAAACGACGCCTCATTTAACAAAGCAATTGATCATAACGAGTGTGCATTTGGTGTTTGGTACAATCAATTCACCACCAATGATAGCGATTTGAAAGAAGTATTAGATAAATTTTATGAACCGCACAAGCGCATTCATAAGCTTGCGGAATCACTGCTAACGTCAGCCAAAGAAGATAAAACACATGCGCTGGGCAGGCTGGAGAAAGAGCGACACACAACCTTAGCTGAACTACTTAGGTTATTCGAAACCGCTCGAGAGCGAATACGAAACAGCGACCGCCCCATTATTGTTTTTGTAGAACAAAACAATAGCGCGATAGGTGCCCTAAGGTTAGATAATATTCAGGACATCGAATCTTTTTCGCTCAAAGACTTTTCCAGAGATACGTCTACAGAAGGCATTATGAAGAGAAATGAAACAGACTTTGTCATTGAAGGGTTTCTTAGACGTGGCGATTCAGCCCCGTGTATGCTGATCAACTGTCAGCCTGCCTAATAGCTGCGCTTTAAAACCAATAAAGCAGCCTACTTTTCAGAATAATAAAAGCAGGCGTTGGCAGCACGGCGAGTTAGTTTCGGACTTCTATTCCTTGATCCGCCATAAACTCTTTAGCTTCAGGAATAGTATGTTGTCCAAAGTGGAATATGCTGGCGGCCAAAACCGCATCGGCCCCTCCCTCTATTACACCATCGACAAGATGCTGAAGATTACCGACACCACCGGATGCGATCACAGGGATAGAAACCGCATCACTAATGGCACGAGTAACACCTAGATCAAAACCTTTTTTCATGCCGTCCTGATCCATGCTCGTCAACAATATTTCACCGGCCCCATAAGCAGCCATTTTCTTGGCCCACTCAACAGCATCAAGCCCTGTGGGTTTTCGGCCGCCATGAGTAAAGATCTCCCAACGGCATTCCTCATCTGGCCCGCTTACCTTCTTGGCATCAATCGCTACGACAATACATTGGCTACCAAAACGCTCTGACGCTTCTTTAACAAACTCGGGGTTAAAAACAGCAGCGGTATTTATACTCACTTTATCAGCCCCGGCATTGAGCATTTTTCGGATGTCGTCAACCGTACGTATTCCCCCGCCAACAGTTAAAGGAATAAATACTTCACTGGCCATTTTCTCGACAGTATGAACCATCGTTTCTCGATCATCAGAACTGGCGGTTATATCTAAAAACGTTATCTCATCCGCGCCCTGCTCGTCATACTTTCGCGCTACCTCTACAGGGTCACCTGCATCCCGGATATCAACAAATTGAACGCCTTTTACTACTCGTCCATTATCAACATCAAGACAAGGAATAATTCGTTTCGCAAGACCCATATTAACTTAACCTCAAATACCCATTACTTAAGCGTTAGCCGGATATGCCGAGTACACTGGTACTCTTTCAAGTCGATAACAGAATAATTAAGCCTAACAGTCATCAACCAAATAATATTGAAATGGCGCCTTTAACCTAAACCTGACCATTCCACTGAACAAAGTTTTTCAATAAAGCCAAGCCTGAATGCTGACTCTTTTCCGGATGAAATTGAACAGCAAAAACATTTTCATGCCCTACTGCCGCATCAATTGATTTACCATAATGAGAGCGCCCCATGACATAGCCAGTTTCTTCCATCTCCACATAAAAACTGTGTACAAAGTAGAACCGTTCTCCATCATCAATACCCTGCCAAAGCGGATGAATTTGAGTCTGACTAACCCTGTTCCACCCCATATGCGGAACTTTAAACTTAAGTCCGTTTTCTGTCAGCGGATCACCAAAAAACTTAACCTTGCCTGGTAAAAGCCCAATACAGTCAACACCTGCATTTTCTTCACTATGCTGCATTAACGCTTGCATACCTACGCATATGCCAAGAAAAGGACGATCCCGGGATACTTCACGTACCAGAGTGTCTACACCTAAGCGCTGAATTTCGGCCATGCAATCTCGTATGGCCCCTACTCCAGGAAGAACCACTCGGTCTGCCTCACGAATCAGAGACGCATCAGAGGTAACAAGCACTTTGGCATTGGGGGCTACATGCTCTATTGCTTTTGATACAGAGTGAAGGTTCCCCATACCATAATCGATTACTGCAACCGTATTCATTTAACTCACTCTTACTTAAAGACAGCCTTTGGTTGAGGGCATTATTCCTGTCATACGTTCATCAAGCTCAATAGCCATACGAAGCGCGCGTCCAAATGCTTTGAACACTGTTTCAATCTGGTGATGCGTATTTTTTCCTCGTAAGTTGTCAATATGTAAAGTCACTTGCGCATGATTCACAAAGCCTTGAAAAAACTCCTGGAAAAGATCAACGTCGAAGCCGCCCACAGATGCCCGAGTGTAAGGAACATTCATTTCCAGACCTGGTCGTCCAGAGAAGTCCAGCACAACACGTGAAAGCGCTTCATCCAGTGGAACATAAGCGTGGCCATAGCGGCGGATTCCCTTTTTATCACCTATTGCTTTGTTTACAGCCTGTCCTAGCGTAATGCCTAAGTCTTCTGCTGTATGGTGATCATCAATCTCAAGATCGCCAGTCGCTTTAAGATCCATATCTATCAGACCGTGGCGGGCGATCTGGTCAAGCATATGCTCAAGAAATGGTAAACCGGTATCCATACTGACCTGTCCGGTGCCATCTAAATTTACTTCAACGGTAATCTGGGTTTCCAGCGTATTTCGTTCTACTCGGGCCTTACGCTCAGCCATTTGGCTCTCCACATAAACTTACATATTGTCAACCTGGCTCGCCGGATGTTTGTTCCCACAGAGCAAGCGAGGAAGGCGTTTTGAAAACCGACATTATAGCGTTTTTATCGCGTCATATCCTAATCAATTTTCTTTCACATGAAGACAGCTGGCATACTGAGAGATAACGAGGGGGGATTGAGGTAGTGCATCGCACTACCTGAGGGCAGCCTGTTAGCTGGAGAACTCAGCTTTCAGGTTGTTAGTATAGGTATCGATAAGGGAGTTAAACTCATGCTTCACAACAGGGCTAATAGCCAACTTCAAAAGGCTAGGCAATGGCAACGTCATTTTTGCCTCCGTAGTGAAGGTTAGATGAGTCCCCTCTTCTACAGGCACTATTTTCCAGTTGCCTGAAACCAAGCCATTCCCTTCTCCTTTGACCGGCTTCCAGACAATGCTTCCAGTCTCTTTATCGCTTTCATAATGACACGCATAAACTGATTGCAGGGCATGCTTATCAACTCCGATCTTTTCCATCTCCCAGCGATAGGTGTTGTTACCCAAATCGACCAGCTGGTCAACTTTTGGGAAGTGGCTACCTGACGCAGGAACGTCTGATAACAAGTCAAAAACTTTATCAAAACTTGCTGGTACGACGAAATCACGATTTATTTCTATAGTAATGTTGATCGCCACTGGAAACTCCTAAGCTTTTATTAAATACAACTTTTCCAAATCATCTTTCCGTATCTTAGCCAGATAACCAACAAAATACCAACAGCTTTTTATTGTTCAAATGAGTCCCTAAACGATTGAATTACATCTAAGGAATGAAGGCTCATTGTGCTAAAATGCAATTAACTTACATGACTCATGATGAAAAGGACTCCGAAACGTGCGTATACTGAAAATAACTCTTCTCGCCCTTATTGGGCTTATTACACTACTCCTATTATCCATCGTCGCAATTACTGCGACTATTGATCCAAATGACTATAAAGCGGATATAGAGTCGGCTGTCGCCCAAAACACAACATTAAGACTATCAATTAACGGTGATTTAGGGTGGTCTTTTATCCCTCTCGGCGTAGACGTCAATAGCGTCAAGCTTGAACATTCGAACGGGAAACCCTTTACGGAACTTAATCAACTTACAGCACAGGTCGGGCTACTGTCACTGCTAAAGTTTAACCCTCAGGTTCATAAACTCATTCTTGATGGTTTAACCGTCACACTCGAAAAGAATGAAAAAGGTGAAGCAAATTGGGAAAACATCACGGCCAAGAAAGAAGACACTTCAAACCAAAAGAGCACGCCTGACGCGATTCCATCAGATAACCAAAAACAGGCCACCCCAACGGATGTAACGGATACATCCACAAAGGGTCAGTCATTGCAGCTTGAAATAGAGGAAGTTGCGATAACTAATACGACCATCCATTATATTGATAAACAAACCAATCAATCTGCCTCGCTTGAGGGCTTTAGCTTATTGGCCAACAACATCGCGCTTGGTAGTGAGTTCCCTCTAAATATTGAATTCAATGCATCAAATAGCGCTCCTGAACTCACACTTGAAGCAAGCATAAACGCCGCCCTAACAATTAATAGCGACCTGAAACACTTTGCTATAAAACAGCTTCAAAGTAACTATCAAATTGCAGGTGCACCGTTCAACAATAAACAAGTTACAGCGTCTATTAACGGCGATAACATTATTGCAGATATGGAAAAGGGCACTGTCGAGTTAGATAAAATTGCACTGAAATTAGCAAATTTAGCACTTAACACCCACATCACAATGACCAATCTCAATGATCAGCCTCAGCTGAACGGCAACCTTGAAGTTCCAAACTTCTCCCTCCAAGAGCTATTATCATCAATAGGGCAACCAGCCATTGAAACCACCGACCCTGAGGTTTTAAAACACTTAGGTTTTAGCACTAAAATCAACGGAAGCCTAAGTGATCTCAAATTGGAAGACATGGTTATTCAATTAGATGGCACTCGTTACACTGGCTTATCAAACTACCGGCTGGATGATCAATTTGTCGCAGCTAACTTAAGGGGCAGCAAGTTAAATATTGACCGATACCTTCCCCCGCCAGCCGATCCGGTAACGCAGGTAGCACAGGTAATTGACAGCACAAAAACCAAACAAGATGCAGCAACCCCTTCGGCTACCAGCTCGAAGACCCAATCGACTGAGCAGGAGTCTCCGTTATTACCCTTGGACGTAGTTAGAGCGTTAAATCTCGATATATCCTTTGTACAAGAACAACTAATTGTCAAAAACCTAAAGCTCAATGATCTAACGCTTTTACTAAAGGCTGGAGACGGCATTGTGACGCTTACGGAGGCCAGCGGAAAACTATACGAAGGCAACTTTGATGTTAACGCAAAAATCGATGCCACATCAGACACGCCTACCTGGGCGATAAGTAAGAAGGTTAACAACATCCAAATTATGCCTCTATTAAAAGACTACCAAGAGCTGGAAATCATCTCCGGTGGACTAAACCTAAACGCAGACGTCAAAACTGCCGGCAACACAGTCTCAGCACTTAGAAGTGCAGCAAAAGGCAATGCCAATTTCAACTTTGATAAGGGTGCATTCCACGGGTTTAACTTAACCAAGATTACCTGCGAAGGCATTGCATTGATCAATAAGGATAAAGTCACTAAATCAGACTGGGCAGACAAATCTGAATTCCAAGCAATGAAAGGTGCCCTTACAATCAACGGCAACCAATTCACAAATAACAATCTAACGGCTGCAATGAGCGGCCTCGCTGTCATAGGTAAAGGTGTCATCGACACTGAAACCACCAACATCAATTATGGAGTTGATATAAAAGCGATAGGTGAACTTGGTGATAATGCTTGCCGGGTCAATGACAAAGTTAAAGGCCTCGCGATACCGGTTATTTGCAAAGGCTCATTAAGTGACGACCCGGCAAAACTTTGCCAGCTAGACGGCTCTCGCATGCAGGAACTTGTAGTGGCAGCAGGCAAAAAAGAACTTAAACGAAAAGCCGACAAAGAGATCAACAAGCAGTTAGACAAACATCTAGGTGATGATTCTGAAACCAAGAAGAGCGTTAAAAAATTGATTGAAGGCCTATTTTAAACTCCCCCCCGTTGCCAATACTTCCTCATCAGGTGGGCATAGAAGAGCCCACCTTTTTCACGATACAGCAAGAGAGCTATTTATAGTGAGCCCAGCACAATTCAACCAGTCGATCCTCAAGTGGTTTGACCAGCATGGTAGAAAGAATCTTCCGTGGCAGTTGGACAAATCCCCATACCGAGTCTGGGTTTCTGAAATAATGCTACAGCAAACTCAAGTGTCTACGGTGATCGGTTATTACAACCGCTTTATGTCCCGCTTCCCGACCCTTGCAGAGCTGGCTAATGCGGATGAAGATGAAGTTTTGAGGCACTGGGCTGGCCTTGGTTACTACGCCAGAGCCCGCAATCTCCACAAGACAGCTAAGCTGATACTAAATAGCTACAATGGAGAGTTCCCCAATACTCATAGCGAGATCGAATCCCTTCCTGGTATAGGCCGCTCAACCGCTGGAGCTATTTTATCGTTATCGTTAAATCAGCGCGCCCCAATACTGGACGGCAATGTAAAGCGAGTACTAGCCCGTTACCATGGTATAGAAGGCTGGACTGGGCACACTTCAACTGCCAAAGAGCTATGGCATTGGGCAGAAGTTTACACGCCAGCAACCCGCTTTTCTGATTATACTCAGGCCATGATGGATTTAGGGGCCACACTCTGCACCAGGAGCAAACCAAACTGCCCCCAGTGTCCCATCAATAGCACCTGTAGAGCCTACATTGAAAACAAAACTAAAATACTGCCAACCCCCAAACCCAAAAAAACACTTCCTGTAAAGCACCGCTGGTTGCTTCACATTGAAAATAATGATCAGGAAATATTTTTGGAGAAACGCCCGCCCAGTGGCATAT
Proteins encoded in this window:
- a CDS encoding S41 family peptidase, translating into MTDIQKHLRQLKSTSAALISLPLLCLLALQPSLALSEEATSNTLSSEQHSANDVPLQTDKAEENPQRTVITLPDPAKQLPLDDLRKFTEVFDRIKKTYVEEVDDTTLLNNAIKGMLSGLDPHSAYLEPSAFEDLQESTSGQFGGLGIEVGQENGFVKVIAPIDDTPAQKAGVEAGDLIIKLDDTPVKGMSLDEAVKLMRGEPGSPIVLTIARESESGPIEITIIRDVIKVTSVKTRLLEPGYGYLRITQFQAQTGEDFSKGLEKLKAENKGELNGLILDLRNNPGGVLQAAVAVSDSLLEEGLIVYTEGRIKSSQLRFSATPGDELNGKPVIVLINGGSASASEIVSGALQDQGRAIIMGTESFGKGSVQTVMQLNEENGLKLTTARYYTPNGRSIQALGIVPDIEVKRAKLTELQSQEFFKEADLAGHLSNGKTEKSDSDKAVEGGESSDGDDSSSNDPSTILERDFQLREAINLLKGLTILSKRADEN
- a CDS encoding CZB domain-containing protein; protein product: MSGQNIDSLFKDDQISVITFSTREATFAIPLEQVKYIEKDVKRNIKVGKLDRFNHEVITYQNNAVPLFDFSILTGSRSQFEENQELIAMLNEREKEHKDWMDALENAIKNDASFNKAIDHNECAFGVWYNQFTTNDSDLKEVLDKFYEPHKRIHKLAESLLTSAKEDKTHALGRLEKERHTTLAELLRLFETARERIRNSDRPIIVFVEQNNSAIGALRLDNIQDIESFSLKDFSRDTSTEGIMKRNETDFVIEGFLRRGDSAPCMLINCQPA
- a CDS encoding divergent polysaccharide deacetylase family protein, yielding MSDKTISTQKAFNNLKALLLSLLFVTASASAESVNQPTIAIIIDDMGNHLKTGRQLINLPYPLTLAFLPHRKHTSDLAQSAHSHNKEIMLHMPMANTSGLELGAGGLTVDMTKPNLTKTLRQAIRSIPYIQGINNHMGSALTQRREEMRWVMEELYNYPLYFVDSRTIAASVAANTAQQYQIPSLSRDVFLDHWQTRKSVHMQFSKLIKVAKEKGTAIAIGHPHQVTADYLTWALPRLDQQGIRIATVSGLWTIRNNGNQMFSQRKQALPNTVAATNKTTNKKLKTAHKL
- the hisH gene encoding imidazole glycerol phosphate synthase subunit HisH, producing the protein MNTVAVIDYGMGNLHSVSKAIEHVAPNAKVLVTSDASLIREADRVVLPGVGAIRDCMAEIQRLGVDTLVREVSRDRPFLGICVGMQALMQHSEENAGVDCIGLLPGKVKFFGDPLTENGLKFKVPHMGWNRVSQTQIHPLWQGIDDGERFYFVHSFYVEMEETGYVMGRSHYGKSIDAAVGHENVFAVQFHPEKSQHSGLALLKNFVQWNGQV
- the hisB gene encoding imidazoleglycerol-phosphate dehydratase HisB; this encodes MAERKARVERNTLETQITVEVNLDGTGQVSMDTGLPFLEHMLDQIARHGLIDMDLKATGDLEIDDHHTAEDLGITLGQAVNKAIGDKKGIRRYGHAYVPLDEALSRVVLDFSGRPGLEMNVPYTRASVGGFDVDLFQEFFQGFVNHAQVTLHIDNLRGKNTHHQIETVFKAFGRALRMAIELDERMTGIMPSTKGCL
- a CDS encoding murein hydrolase activator EnvC family protein; translated protein: MRRRVGTLSSKPNNLNRTVGKCIISSALSLLLLILLSPAQLMAAPDEPDVSPKQLKELKKNINSLNAWLNKAQGKKSELQKALQKSEQEISRIGKDIHKIQQQLNQAQASLKKLQKKKKKLELQLKNQQSYLKKQIVTAYSLGRQPAVKVLLNLEDPQKIDRTLAYYDYFNKARAKEIESYRTTIDELSATRLAIDHQNETLINARSKLVTSKAELNESQRSRKRTLAKLNSSIKGKSLELEKLTNDQKRLEELLKKVEKAIANLKLPEDSRPFSQLRSKLPWPTRGKVTKYYRSRLAGGKLRQNGVIIETNPAEQVSAVHYGRVVFSDWIRGFGLMTIIDHGGGYMSLYGHNKSLLKDIGDWVHTGEAIAYAGNSGGQQETGLYFEIRKNGRPQNPLKWLKRK
- a CDS encoding SRPBCC family protein; protein product: MAINITIEINRDFVVPASFDKVFDLLSDVPASGSHFPKVDQLVDLGNNTYRWEMEKIGVDKHALQSVYACHYESDKETGSIVWKPVKGEGNGLVSGNWKIVPVEEGTHLTFTTEAKMTLPLPSLLKLAISPVVKHEFNSLIDTYTNNLKAEFSS
- the mutY gene encoding A/G-specific adenine glycosylase, coding for MVSPAQFNQSILKWFDQHGRKNLPWQLDKSPYRVWVSEIMLQQTQVSTVIGYYNRFMSRFPTLAELANADEDEVLRHWAGLGYYARARNLHKTAKLILNSYNGEFPNTHSEIESLPGIGRSTAGAILSLSLNQRAPILDGNVKRVLARYHGIEGWTGHTSTAKELWHWAEVYTPATRFSDYTQAMMDLGATLCTRSKPNCPQCPINSTCRAYIENKTKILPTPKPKKTLPVKHRWLLHIENNDQEIFLEKRPPSGIWGSLWSLPEAPFELDDASIIHHCREHLSLECRVNSHEESFKHTFSHYHLVLHPVKLKYLSRLPCISEPSESTWLKGKHEYGLPAPIEIYLQNIQ
- a CDS encoding AsmA family protein; amino-acid sequence: MRILKITLLALIGLITLLLLSIVAITATIDPNDYKADIESAVAQNTTLRLSINGDLGWSFIPLGVDVNSVKLEHSNGKPFTELNQLTAQVGLLSLLKFNPQVHKLILDGLTVTLEKNEKGEANWENITAKKEDTSNQKSTPDAIPSDNQKQATPTDVTDTSTKGQSLQLEIEEVAITNTTIHYIDKQTNQSASLEGFSLLANNIALGSEFPLNIEFNASNSAPELTLEASINAALTINSDLKHFAIKQLQSNYQIAGAPFNNKQVTASINGDNIIADMEKGTVELDKIALKLANLALNTHITMTNLNDQPQLNGNLEVPNFSLQELLSSIGQPAIETTDPEVLKHLGFSTKINGSLSDLKLEDMVIQLDGTRYTGLSNYRLDDQFVAANLRGSKLNIDRYLPPPADPVTQVAQVIDSTKTKQDAATPSATSSKTQSTEQESPLLPLDVVRALNLDISFVQEQLIVKNLKLNDLTLLLKAGDGIVTLTEASGKLYEGNFDVNAKIDATSDTPTWAISKKVNNIQIMPLLKDYQELEIISGGLNLNADVKTAGNTVSALRSAAKGNANFNFDKGAFHGFNLTKITCEGIALINKDKVTKSDWADKSEFQAMKGALTINGNQFTNNNLTAAMSGLAVIGKGVIDTETTNINYGVDIKAIGELGDNACRVNDKVKGLAIPVICKGSLSDDPAKLCQLDGSRMQELVVAAGKKELKRKADKEINKQLDKHLGDDSETKKSVKKLIEGLF
- the hisF gene encoding imidazole glycerol phosphate synthase subunit HisF; translated protein: MGLAKRIIPCLDVDNGRVVKGVQFVDIRDAGDPVEVARKYDEQGADEITFLDITASSDDRETMVHTVEKMASEVFIPLTVGGGIRTVDDIRKMLNAGADKVSINTAAVFNPEFVKEASERFGSQCIVVAIDAKKVSGPDEECRWEIFTHGGRKPTGLDAVEWAKKMAAYGAGEILLTSMDQDGMKKGFDLGVTRAISDAVSIPVIASGGVGNLQHLVDGVIEGGADAVLAASIFHFGQHTIPEAKEFMADQGIEVRN